In Spodoptera frugiperda isolate SF20-4 chromosome 3, AGI-APGP_CSIRO_Sfru_2.0, whole genome shotgun sequence, the genomic window taaataaaataatatttggcaTCATCTGCATTGATATTGTCTATGGTTTCATAGACAATTCATGCATCCGATGCCAAACCTGGAACGCTACTTGACATTTGACATGTGTCAAACGTCAGAAACAGTAAACAAAGTAAGGTTTGAGAATAAATAACGGTGACTGATAGAAATATAgaagatagttataataataataaaaaaaaaaaaaaaaaaaaaaaaaaaaaaaaaggggtaaaggattaaaataaataaatatgttaacatGGGTAGaagcaataaatacataaagaagtaataaatatattgtgaagGTATTCGATTACTACCTCAAGACAAAGGAAATAAGAAGTGAGATTGTTACCCGAACGAAGCAGGTCTATTGGAGTCACTTTTTGTTGACGCCGCGCTTCCCTCTCCGTGCCACTGCCGCAGGAGATCGCTCGGAGACTGCCGCCGTAGACCGCTCAGGGACTGCTGCAGGCTCGCCAATCGCACGCAACTCGCTGTGACTGACTATGCGGTGCCTGACGCCATCCGGCCCCAGGACATAGATGTGGCCCGCATTAGTCCAGCATTTCGTCACACCGAACTTGTTCCGCGCCGCCATGAAGACCTGGTGTCGTGTCTTGGTCAGGAACTCGGATATCGTGATACCCGTTCCCTTCAGTTTGGTCTTGCTGTGCCAGACCTTGTCTCGGGTATCCACATCCTGCACCTTAACCAGTATGGGTCTGGGACTTGACTTGCCGGTGAAGCTGCCCACCCGGTGACAACGACGGACATCGGAGGTAGTGAAACTGTTCATTTGTAATTTATCTTGGACCATGTTTGTGACCACCAGTGCAGTGTTTTCGGCCTTGTCCTCAGGAACTCCGTGGATCAGCAACATCTTTCTGCGGCCTCTCATCTCCAGTGCATCCATATCACGGGCAAAGAATTCCATCTGCCGCTGCAGACACTCAAGCGCATCCAGAGTGAATCGCTTTGTATATCAGATAAAATACTTCGTTTTGTTACACAAGCATTTTCAGGTGTTGGGAAAGTTAAATTGTACTGAAATGTGTCTGTTTTTAGGTTCCATACAATGCCCAATGCTTTAACCTTTCCATCAAGATTCATGTCTATATGTGCGTTTGTTGATCTCTTTTCTTCATCAACAGATTTCATAAAGTTTATATCGTTTGATGACCATTTTGTGAGTTGAAATCCGCCCTTTTGTAGGATGTTAGTGACAGTTTTGGCTAGTGAAATAGCAGTTTCAGTGTCGTCAGCACCGTCGAGCCAGTCATCCATGTAAAAATTACCCTTAATGGATTGTACAGCGAGTGGTTCATCCTTTCCTTCATCATCGGCTGTTTGATGGAGTGTTCTAACAGCTAAGTACGGTGCAGATGCTGTACCGAATGTGACCCTTAACAAACGGTATTCGTGGAAATCTTCGCTCTCATCAGGTCTCCAGATAACTCTTTGAAATTCTGCGTCTTCACGAGTCACTAATATTTGGCGATACATCTGTTTAATATCGGCCATGAAGCAGACACACTTCATTCTCCATTTCATAAGAAGGTATCTTAAATCATCTTGCAGCTGCGGACCTACTAATAATTCTTCAtttagtgaaatattatttgtgCCTTTACAGGAAGCATCAAAGACGACGCGTGTTCGTGAGGTCTCCTTGTCAGTACGAACTACGGCGTGGTGAGGTAAGTATACtgatctttttctttttctccttCAGGTATCTTTTCCATGTGTCCTTGATCTATGTAATCGTTTATAACTTTTGTATATTCCTTTTTCAGGTCAGATGATTTCCTAAACTTCCGCTCCAGTAGCAAGAATCTTTGTTTGGCTATCTCCTTTGTGTTTCCTTCAGGTGACTGTAAACTTGTACTCGTGCTTGTTTCATTTAGTTGTGGACTGTAAGTTTTGAAAGGTAATTTGACTATGTACCTTCCTTCCGAATTTCTTGTTGTTGTTTTCTCGTAGATGTCCTCACAAATCTTATCTTCTTTTGTCAAATGTCTATTTTTATCAATCTCTATTTCCCatatagattttaatatttcgtCGGCGTCGATTTGATGATGCATCACAAGGTAAGTATCGTTTTGTGGTTTTTCAACGATATCTCCGAAAATAATCCAACCCAGGTTTGTTTTTTGTGCAGTTGGAGTGCCTGGTGGACCCTTTATTAAATCTGGCTGTATTATCTGTGCGTATACCTTGACTCCTAATAGCAGATCTACAGAACCAGGTGTTAAGTAACTCGGATCAGCCAAGTTAAGCCCGTCGATGTGAGGCCATGGTTGCTTGACAATTGTTTTGGTGGGTATCTTAGTGGTCAGTTGTTTAGACATCACGTAGGCTTGAATCGGTAAATTGTACTTATAGTCCCATTGTGATCTTATATTAAGCTGTACCACGTGTTTTAGCTCTGTTCTCAAAGAACCCACTCCTAAAACACTTCCTTTGACTGGCTGTCGCTTCAGTTTCAATAATTGAGTTGCTTTCTCGCTTATAAATGTAGCTTGAGAACCCTGGTCAATCAGCGCGCGTAGAGAAATAACTTGACCTTCTGCATTTGTTGCTTCTACTACAGCAGTCGCTAATAGTGCTGtcccatgtttatttgtgtggtGTGACGCGATCACTGTGTTCACTTGAACTGCTTCCTTCTCTTCTACTACATGCTGTGAAGCCAACGGTTGTGAGGTGCTCGGTGTAGCCGTTGGTTCTGTATTCTTAGTCTCATGTAGTAAAGAATGATGACGTCGGCGACATTTTTGACAGGATACTGGTAATTTACATCTCTTCACTGAGTGTCCTGGTGCTAGACagttaaaacataaatgtttgTTCTTGACATAATCGGTTCTCTCGCttaatttcatttcaacaaATTTCTTGCAGTGAGACAACGTGTGATTTTCTTTACACATGATGCATATCTTCTCTGTGCTGGGGTTGGCAACATGATAGGAACGTTCTTTGACTTGCCTTtcctttgtattattattagctGGAATGCCTGTAACTAACTCCAAGGTGCGGAACTTGGACTCCATGAAGTTTCTTAATTCACTCCAAGTAGGTAATGCTTCGCTGTCTTCTTTATATGCATACTCTTCCCAGCCCTTATGTGTCTCTGGGTCAAACTTCTGAACGAGCAGAAATATTATAACGTGATCCCAAGAGTCAGcggttatttttaagttttctaagTTATTTAAGCATTCGATAGTTGTATCCAACAATCCCTTTAACTGGGCGGCTGATTGCGAAGTCATTTTCTTTTGGTAAAATAGTCTTTTCATGATACAGTTTAAAATGATCCGCCTGTTACCATACCTTCTGGATAAAACATTCCATGCCGTTTCGTAATTGCTCGATGTCACTTGAATATGGGACAATAAGGCTTCAGCTTCTCCACTCACACTTGTCTTCAAATAGTGAAGCTTCTGTACGTCACTGAGGCTATTATTTTTCATGCaccaaagaaataaacaaatcttTGAAAGTCGGCCATTTTTCATAACTCCCATGAAATTTAGGCAATTCTATTTTCGGTAAATGCACTATATTTTGCGATGTATATGTTACATTCATGCCACTTGAGTTTCTCACATCCATCGACGAGTCCGCTAATGACGTAAGCATATCCTTTAAATCCCCTTGTAATGAACTGTATAATTCCTCATATATAAAGAATTcttcgtttaaaaaatatggcaaaATCCCCTTTTGTTCCTTAGGTGTTATCTTTACCAACCCATCATGTGCATTCTTGAATGACATCCAATACTCGTCAATAATCTTCACACGTGCTTCTAGATAACCTCTCGTCAGTCTTCCCTTTGGACactttttcaaatttgattgCGTTTTTCGAAGTAAATTAGCACCATCTTCCAATATAGCGAGATATTGTTGTTGTTCTTTAGtagtattcatatttatttcacttaataTGTACTTCACTCAATATAAAtcaaactgtttttaaaaacttGTTTAGAGTCCGTCTTAATAGCTCATTACGTAGTTATAACTATCCATAACGACGAGACGTTTTTTCTGCAAATCCTTATCGCTGTGGAATGCGATTCTTTTGTTTGATCGGCTTGATGTTTATTGCTCCGTAGGTGCTGCGTTCGGCTCGAATACGACCATATGTTAATGGTGATAGCGTTCACGTTTGTTTGTTAGGGTTTTTTGAATGAAAAGACGTGGTTTCGACTGCAAGTGTATTTAACAACTGGGCTTAGCGTAAATAAGGtatgtattaaatatgaataaacaagTAGGTTCATTATAGACACTATGCGTCTCAACACTAATACTATATCTACTGACTTCAAACTTCGATCATATTTTATCAGTACGTAGCTATTTGCTCCAAGAGCTTGTCACACGTTTCGATCGTGAATTTGGTCGCTTAGTTCCAGCTCACTTAGGAATCGATTTGGAATCCTTTTGGTATGAGTTCCACTATATTTTGTGACTACCAAGTATATAAGTTATCGATCTAGTGGTTAAAATctgatattattaaattttattataacttttgtgataaatgatatttatttctgcaagtaggttacaaaataacacttttacacgtcaatatttgaaatagctagatgaggccggcgtTTCCTATCCgactgactactctgagaagaaatgccgaaacaaactcagtgAGACTGTGAGACATACTcaatcatatattattatttactagcttccgcccgcgactccgtccgcgtggatgtcggtcttcgcgtggatgttatatttctccattttgagtaactgcaataatgacattttataaatatctattggagccAAATACGGTGAgccccataataattaagggtatccctctactgctgttgagcttgcgttctgtagtataaaagtgaaaaattaagtttttttctacgtatttttccaggataaaaagtatcctattttatgcccagaataataaggtataattataccaagtttcatcgaaatcgtaccgttagttttcacgtgatgcctaaacatacagatagacagacagacggacagacaaaaaaaaattaatcacatatttgggtttggtttcgatccagtaacaccccctgctattatttttttcaatattttcaatgtacagaattgacccttctacagatttattatatgtatatgtatagataaacctaaatacctataactactataattaataatacctatacctataattaataaaagtacctacgcttttacctacttaatattattgtaattcatGTATgtctttggtgtttctgtaccgatttctatgattcttttttattaaataggtaataatgtgaacattttttaattaaggatAAATGGGTGCtataaacgtaagaataggtagacaaatataatcagaaagctccgaactgctaagctatcgggagttatacgtgttattgtgagtcaactataaaagatagacatttgctgtcgtggaatattttttaaacaattttaaggagaacatttccgtcatacataatttctgtgtagctttaaccattaaggctgcacacgcgacggaagctaaaaaaatggagtaagttctcctgttttccctacatttcccttcactgctctgctcctattgatcgtagcgtgatgaaaagtatactataacctgcccaggagtatgaagaacaattgtaccaagtttcgttgaaatctgtcgagtggtttttatttctataaagaatatacagacagacagacagacagacagacagacagacagacagacagacagacagacagacagacagacagacagacagacagacaaaaatttttctgattgcatttttagcgtcagtatcgatcactaatcacccgctgatagttattttggaaatatatttcatgtacagaattgacctctctacagatttattataagtatagatatagatttttattttttgatttttgaaataaaaactatcctatgtcctttctaaggttctaaactatatttgtaccaaatttcaaccaaatccgtcaaatagttgcggagattaatggtataagcatagaatagtgttcgacgtgattctttaatttgacataacttttttatttatgaaccgattgacatgaaacaaacactaaatgttaattgaagcataccacaatatattcgtgaaaaccgcatccaactcggatcagccgtttctgagattagcgcgcatagacgcacagacaaacagacaaacagacaaacagacaaaaaaaaagttaattacatttttgggttcgacatcgacataacaataacccctgctattttttttatttttattttcaatgtacagacagcacttttctacgattttattatatgtacttatagatagatagatttattaaatctttaaggtacacaatacaataaaatagtggtacataaggcgaatTTAATGCTATATGACATTCTctctatcggcttactcatggaactgcttgacgaggaactcgactagtttcaagccatgctagaggcttacattcatgagcagcattccgcgatacaggACGCGGCGACTGTCTGTCGCTGTCGGGGCCCATATACATAAGTTAGGAATGTTTAAGTCTAGAATGACCCCCCAATGGGTCCCGGCTGTAAAAGttgttttgattaaattacTTTCTATGTTTGTGGACCGAacttgttttgttactttttattgGCACAAAACGAATTGTTCTGTTCGAGAAATGAATCCACGACACGTTGTGTATTGAATCAGCCAATAGGCTAACCGTGTCGGGTAAGAAGTATCGCCTGTACATAGGTATTGGGTGAAAagttatttacctattaaatCCACCTTTactaatgtttataaaaaataaaccctaCTCTTTTTCTACATACAGACAGGCGtgctgtctcccatgggagtaggcagagacaatggaccgccaattgctacgacacttacatacctctttcgcttcaccaacagtcatcagtcttttcatgcatactagTCAATTATAAGTCTTTTTCTCGCCAATTATATTTCATCATCTTCCAACATTTCACTTGCTTACTCAAATTCTTAAAAACTTATTCGATAAAATGTTCCTTCACTTGAAATTTTTACGAAAGCAACTTTAACGTATTTGCTGCACACTGCAGAAGTAGCACACGTCTATTAAAGTCTAGATTCTAGATGTCGTTAAGAACTATTTGGAGAATTCGCTTACGTTCGCTTGTCAGCCAAAAATTTCAAACTTCTTCCGCCCAAGTTAGGTATTCGTTCGCTTAGAAAATTCTAGctattagattttattgaaaaatacttttctgtGTACCTAATCCTAGCAAGGATAAGTTCTGAAGATTATTTGTTGAATGTTATTCGACTAGTTTATGTTTTGGTCTTTTAACTATCTCTATTACCAAAgtgcttttagtttttttttttttatttgtatcgtAATATTGTATCGAATACTACAGGCAGTCAGTGAAAACggggtgtgaaaattaaaaatctattaagtccgTCCGTTaggtaaatgaaaaattataagacatgtatttttttattttgtcatatattataataatacttggataaaactaattaaagtgtaagagtgggagcaaatacgtcatttctacgtataaaatgtacctagatgtgacgtcacgcgacattttGAATCGAtataatcttcgaaagtatttgttttcgtaagaaaaaaaagtactaatattttaaatctacaagacgaacacatacaaataaaaattagttaacGTACCACATTTCCTAAAAAACTAGAAAATCGAAAAAATATAAAGGATAATACCTGTACCgtactacaataaaattgtaatgtaagacctacctatatacctattacaCATAACTTTTTTCACCAACGTAACTTTCTAAGAAATATAGCTCTGTAATACGAAGCACAGGTACTTGGTAATAATTCACATAATGTAAGAATATTTCCCTTATAAATTCTCCCCTGTAGCGGGTCGTTCATCATTCATAGATTGATAGAATTTATTACGATGTCGTACTGCCGATACGATTATATTGAACACCGCGATATATTGCGtttttgtcataaataaaattgtcttcGTAAGAGCTCCTTACCAAGTAAGGGTTCTAGGAATTGTTtgtcattatttatgttatcctgtctcgttggtcgactggtataaaacacaatagggatgatgacaaggtatgaaaattaaaattatatttagtccctcagttaggtaatgaaataaatgttaaccacgtatttttttacgtataagataggagtgggagcaaaacGTTATTTgtacgtataaaacgtaactagaactgacgtcatgcgatatttcaaatcaatatatcttcgaaagtattaagAGTTTGATTCCCGCTCAgagtaactctttgtgagatccacaaattgttgttaactatttttaaacgcacccacgacacaagtgaaatcctaatgtggagcaatATTCTTTAGgcaacgttctttaaaaaaaggaaaagtaGATACCCCAAGGGCATGTCATGGCAATACTGCTACCACAGAATACTAAAGTTATGCCAAGACCCTTTACACTGCCTACTTATTCTGcgaaaatgtaaatatacaCCATTATTTATACACAACCTGTCAGTATTGTGACAAGAATTTCAGCCAGTCAcctgaaataattatattatgcctTACATTTCTGAATACTCCACTGAaaaccaaataatttatttatgtattggaaTCTATTAATAACACACAGTTCTAAGTATAATTTGCTTTTGAAACCTTTTCACATTAAGggttcttttccaccagagaattgctatgtagctatgctgcgaagatgtaatagctaagctgtgaaactatgtgaccatttcaactgatgctaagctatgtagctgtgcgagtatgATGTGCTGAGAAGATGTACCGCCGCTAATTAGCTGCACGAGGAAGAGgtgcagctcaagtatgcgatgtatcgatagcaaggaagccatacatagcacacatctttccatataaaacatatgttagttgaacccgtttccagcagtgctaagctatgtgtaccaatgaatatgattgcttCAAGCCAAATGCagaaacgtagcatagcacatctctggaaaagcaccctaataccTACGCAAATATTTCTTCTTCATAtgaattaattatctatttagaATTTGTTTCTATATTTGTGCTTTATGTAAGAACAAagcatgaagcaaatacaaagaggagatgtcagaactggatttccctttaacataatgcgtgacactttacgggaaACGCGGGACTTTACCCACCACGCTCCTCTctttttccatctagcggtcccatactacaaaaacgttgccaattgttcacattttaatgtgccactttctgagcgcttataaacTATcgacacctttttacttataataaaattcggCTATCATTGAGCAGGCCAATTATTTTGTCATAGTGCCCAATTTGTACTTACAAAGACgagatgccataatgtaatTGGGCACTGTGACAAAAAAATTGGCCTGCTCAATGATTGTCTTATAACTAAAATGACTTTGTTCCATTAAGCACTTGCTTATAatacctgggggcctactccggttctcgaatccgaagtttcgtttaatcttcggcatttactaatagaattacttgaaataacgtttttttttttaatttcatatcaaaatatatttatttatcttaatttcattcgtaattttttttcacgaaagttcgcaataaataaaattgtagtatgcaatctgcgaagtttttttgttcgttcgttgaattagtgGTTTCGATCACGACGAGGGGATAAATGCGATGCAAGTCGTGAGGTGTaggaaatcatattaaaatatgacaatagtgattaggtacttttttaggtcagaaataaattaagtcaaattattttttaacaaaacgaCGGTGAGGTCGAGACGAGCTACGAGTATAATTTCAAACATCTTGGACCACCGGCGAAATTGCGCGGTAATTTTAAAGTACGCGTTTTTAAAGTGACACACGAGCGAAAAGGGTCGTCGAACCACATGTCTtacatgtacttactcacacGTCTACCACCCACTTTAATTTACCGTTAGATATAAATACTTCCCCCTTTTAGTAAAGCCGTACATCAGAAAGGTATTTGTTGTAGTATTTTTAGCAACAATTTTATAtagtaacaatacaatacaaatctGCTGGTTGAGGCCGCTTCAAAGAGAATGTTATTTCATACGAAATATATTGCAGTGGAGCTTTAAACTTAATCCCCAATCCTCATGTAGTTTTCATGTATAAACCGAGGTACTTCTATCTTTGATTTTGGAGAAGGGAGATTTTCAGTTTTCACCATATTAGGTACTAGTTGCATTAAGTCTACAATGCGGGCAGTCTAATTAAATTTCCTTTTACTGCTCAGAGACGCTATAAAATGTGCATGCAATAACTTGTATCACTGCTATATAGACCGAGACGATTCCCATCACTCTATACGAGAGCGATTTTAAAGCtgattatttgaatatttcgaatacatttgaatatttttttatctcaaaCGATGTAGTTTGAGATAAATTGTGGGGCTAAATAGAAGATGGTcccaacaacatttattttccaATCTGGAACTGATAAATCCTTAATCGAACTAGAAAGCCCTTACTGGGCAACTAATGATCACTTGATCAACAAGACAAGTTAGGCTAGGTTAGGttttacctaaaaaaatatgtgataaaatgtaatatttccaaaataaaataagaagagTCTTTATCAATCATGGCCATTAAATGTGGGCGTGTGAACTCTCGTTCGAGCTCCAGCTCTTAATGTCTGACATAATGTGAATTGTTCGTGAAAATTCCGACGTTTTTCATATCCAACATACTTCAAGTGTAATGTCGTAATGGCCctacctaccaacggcaagtaccaatgtgactttttccgagttacatgtactgtctaagattattcagacaccactgacaaacggtgaaagaaaaacatcgtgaagaaacctgagCCAATCGCCAATccggatccggagctgcggactacctagcgggtttaccggggctccggctcaaaaaccaggagtaggaacggagtggtttttagtcagtctaagagtctgacactccctctcgcctcggccaaagcgggagaagttattggatgagtCTCCCCGATAAAAAAGGTATTACTCTCTTTGGCTGAAATGGCAACTGTTCACAGGTAATAATATTTGACCAATTAAATTACTAACTGTTGTGTATTTTACTCCCTTGACCTAAACTAATGAGGCACACAAACATTTTTGaaggattttattttagaaagtttattttaaaatcccAATTACGGCAATCATAATTAACGAGAAAGCTAGTACAAAGTACATGTTCAAGTTAATGTACGAGTATATTTTAGACTCATTATTAGTGAAGAgaaactaaaacattatttataaatcacCTCGTTAAAGCTTTTAGTAAACGAGTTTACAAAAACTTAAAGCATTATTCCCCAAAGGGGTTGCTGTAAGTAGGGCTTCaagaaaataacttttaaaaatgccctgtgactcctctggtattgcgggtgtctatAGCCATGGGCGACGCTGTTTGCTTCCCACAAGgcgattcgtctgctcgtttacctcctaaatcttatattatttactttttattataatatataaagctgaagcaaatttagtttgtttgttcaaaCGTGGaaccgatttgaaaaaaaaacctttatcgAAGAAAGTTATAGGCTATTAACCATcgcgctacgatcaataggagccgagcagaacgGTTAAAACTGCGCAGATGTAGCTAATTTTCcacaaaagaaagaaagaaagacaataaatttatttggCACAGACacacaacataacaaaaaaaatacaaaaacaaaataggtCCAGTACAGGTTTACTTTATCAAACCCAATACGACAAGTCAGTTAACTTTGAACTTACTTAGTACaccctattttattttt contains:
- the LOC118270193 gene encoding uncharacterized protein LOC118270193 codes for the protein MTSQSAAQLKGLLDTTIECLNNLENLKITADSWDHVIIFLLVQKFDPETHKGWEEYAYKEDSEALPTWSELRNFMESKFRTLELVTGIPANNNTKERQVKERSYHVANPSTEKICIMCKENHTLSHCKKFVEMKLSERTDYVKNKHLCFNCLAPGHSVKRCKLPVSCQKCRRRHHSLLHETKNTEPTATPSTSQPLASQHVVEEKEAVQVNTVIASHHTNKHGTALLATAVVEATNAEGQVISLRALIDQGSQATFISEKATQLLKLKRQPVKGSVLGVGSLRTELKHVVQLNIRSQWDYKYNLPIQAYVMSKQLTTKIPTKTIVKQPWPHIDGLNLADPSYLTPGSVDLLLGVKVYAQIIQPDLIKGPPGTPTAQKTNLGWIIFGDIVEKPQNDTYLVMHHQIDADEILKSIWEIEIDKNRHLTKEDKICEDIYEKTTTRNSEGRYIVKLPFKTYSPQLNETSTSTSLQSPEGNTKEIAKQRFLLLERKFRKSSDLKKEYTKVINDYIDQGHMEKIPEGEKEKDQYTYLTTP